Below is a genomic region from Helicoverpa armigera isolate CAAS_96S chromosome 12, ASM3070526v1, whole genome shotgun sequence.
cacTGCAGGCCACTATAACGCGGCCATTATCGACATAAAAACGTCAAACGTCAAACGTCGAACGTAAAGTGTATCGTACACTCGCGTGCACTCAAACTCGTGTAAACAAGTTGCGACGCACGATTAATTGCAAGCCAGTGTAAAGCACGCACGTTCAATCAACAAGTGATTTGTGTTAAATGTTGTATCAATAAAACTGCTCGGATGTGTAAGTATGTTGTACAGTCGAAGGAAAAACTTATTgacttagaatttttattttttttctgcaacTAGATTTGTACTGCATTTTTTACTAGTGCAGTTTTTATCGCTCATTAAATTCAAcagaacaaaaaatactatGTGTTTCTAAATTGCAGAAATGCATGTTACAAATGCATTTAATCTCCACAATCAGACTTGATTACTCTTTAATGTCTATCAAACACAATAAAACAAGTACTATTATGTCAATTTAAAAACTCGGAGCTAACATTGTCATATGACAGATGTCTATTGCCATTAGAACGCTATAGCTATAATCTGTTTCATTACATCGTCCCTGCCTCATCATGATAATATATCTACATTGcctttaattatacaattttatttgacgACTGTACCTTTTAAGATTGTAAAACATGAAAAAGCTCCAGAGAAATCTCAACCTTAGCTTACAGTAATAAGGTTTAATTTCCATTGGTTAAAGCAAGCGAGTTATGACAAACGTAATTGTTCGGttaatttatattactttttgaCATGCGATGTTTTGTCAACAATGACACTCATTAGTTGAAATTTGACTTGTCACATGCAACATTGTCGGTtgatgtttctttgttttattttcttgctATTTTTTATGGATGCATGCCTCGTGGCTGTCTTATGTACCTGCGTAGTATTTAGTCACTTTGCTCttacaagaaattaaataaacaacctcTATTAGTTTTCAGTTCAGTACCAATTTTAGTATATTTAGTAGGAACATAACATACCTAGTAGTaagtttttcttatttcttattGGGAAACGAAGTCTTACTGATTACAgatttttcttaatattatcCGTAGTGATTAAGCTATTCACACAGAATCGGCATCAAGCAATCACGTAACATTTCCCATCTcccacacaaaaataaatcaccaaTTTAATCTCCTTTTCAAAAGAAGAACAACAGAAGCATAAAATCACATAAATACCATTGTACTCACAgaagtacaaacaaataattcatACTGGAACtacgccacgccacgccacgcgATATCGTAGAAAAACTCGCAACGACCAACATGGCGACGATATATTGATatgtaaatcattttaattggCGCCTATGGACATTTTTTAGTGTAATTGGCAGCTCGCTCGTTATTCATCTGTTCGATGAGATATGCTTGTTGGTAGGCAGACGGGCGACTGTTTTGTCGCGTGCGATTTTTGTAGGGCTGTGGGAAGTTATGGCTTGAACTAACTATACACTGGAGCTCAAGATTGAAACTGTGGAAACTTGAGAAAAGCGCCTCTAActactagtattttttttggaaatattaatatattaaacttgAGTTCACCTATGATTGAAGCGAGTCCTTGTATGTGTTTACTTTCATTTGGAAATCtgattttacataatatatcctTGGAACCTTACCCAATCTTTCGATAATTAAGGGCTAATTAAATAGCCAACACCTAGTTAAACAGTAATTTGGTATCCAAGGGACCGTCCGGGTCCGTTCACGCTTAAAAATCATGCGACTGAATTTGCGACAAAATAGTCGCAAGTATGCAATTTCGCTATCAATATTTCGACGTTTCTGATGTAGAATTTATGCGAGTAACGGCATTTACAATAACGCGACGGGGCTGTGTCGTTTATTGTCGTGTGCGGCGATCCTTCTTTCAAtgtgaaatatgtatgtatgccgAATTTTTGTCCCATTTCAAACGTTTGATAACAAAGGTGTACAGTTTTAAAACctttattaatgttaaaaaaaatctttacttgTACGCAGTATGTAGTGTTATAGCATGAAGATTATTTGATAAGCAGTTTGCGAGGGCACTAgacatttttttcgtatgacggtaaaaaaaaacaaatcacgAAAAATTAAGACAAGAAAgaaagtagataaataataaccgggaacaattactttttatgaaaacagtttttttttttctaagacaCATTTCTTTACATAGTAATGTAGCCACACAACGCAAACCTCACAGGGTTTATCTGTGTTATGGCAAAATACAGCacacactaaaaaaaaaaacacccatATTTCTATCTAAACCTAACTCCCCTAATTTTAGCAACACCACATAAACTGGCAGTTTCTCCCCGATATGGTATCAGGCGCAATTAATTACTGCAATGCCCAGGCGCATCTTTACGGGCGCATCGCGTGACTCTACCCCATAAAGCAACGAACACCATCATTTTATGGGAGAAGCCAGCCAGCGGCTAATTGTGGCTATTATGGCTATTTCTGAATTATTTACACCATTATTAATGGGTCTCTGCGGTTGTTCTATGTGTGCAGTTTGTTTTATGGATTGGGATTTTTTTGATgaagtgtttatattttttatggcatAGTTGAATTGAAAATCTCATAAccattattaggtattttttaaaccTCACAAAAGAAACcataaccaaataaaaaaaaaacctacaagcTTTTTATGAACATGTCTTTATCCACTTGTAGAGGATAGGCTTATGGTGGACTCAGATACCCTTATATTCATGGTAATTATAAACAACTAAGTACTTTTATTTGCAGATTTGACATATTATGCATTTAAGcaactattaaatataatttataatcaaaAAGTTCTGATATATTGCCATATTGACATCGCCATTTAAATAATCACAAACCATTGACACACTTATCAGTCCCTTTACAAAACCGTCGGCATAATAAACTATCAATAAATATCGACAATCAAGTGCATTTATTTACGTCCATGATTCagtgaggcgcatccaatgttATCTAGCTTATCACCTATTTACAAATTACGATGCAACCTTGTGTACAGTTTATCTTAAATATGAGTGTCAACGGCCATTAGTGGCGCAGAATAAGTGAAAGATGGTTCAGTAGTACTTGGTAACGTGTGATAACTTTAACTTGTTCTTGTACGTAGTTATACATAGGTAAGGTATAGATGACATGCAAATACtcaaaataagaaattattttgtctgtTATTAAGAATACTCAATACAACTTCCATTTTAAGAAAAAGACCTAAAAAGTCTCAAGCatattattttgtcaaataAGGTTGTTCTATTTCAGGGTTCGTTTGGAGACATACAGACGAAAATTGCACTCCACATTTGACAAAGTTACGAGCAAGATTCCTAATCAGTATTTTACAGAGTGGTCTTACTTTATCGTTATCTAACTTGTGTCAGTACTGAATGTGTTTACTGCACAAATCGTGATTAAGTTTTCGTGATACTTAAATTCGATTTATTTCTAAATCACAATGTTCGGTCACGTTTTTACATAAATCATGTTAGTCGTATAAATCTTTGTAACATTTTGAAATGTACTAGACTTTTAATGTAATCTGAATTATATTTTCGCATTAGAAGTTTCTCAGATAATTTACAGTCAAGATTAAGTATTTAAGATAAGTTTATTCATGAGAAAATTATGGTCTACAGAAATCACATCATATCTTGCAATTGTCTACCTTTGGTCTCAGGTAATAAAACACCAAACAATGAAGCAATAAAAGGTAAAACTGCAAAAATCAACGAAGGTATCCAGTGAGGATTGATAGTAGCTATAAAGGGTGCAACCATTGCTCCTATTTTTGCTCCACCAGAACTTAAACCATAAGCCATAGTCCGCAATGGAGTGGGGAATAATTCAGAAACGTAGACACAAAGAACTCCGAATGTAGTGCAGGTCGCTGCGAACCCTATGATGCCTAGGACCGTGCAGCCAGTATGTCCTGGTGGCACAAACATGAGGATAGTCATTGTGATGCCGATGAGAGAAAGAGTAGCAACCGTTGATGCTCTGCGTCCAAATGTTTTGTTCATCATCATGGCTAAGGGACATGTTGGGATCTGAAACaggaaaacacaaaataaattagtaacTATAAACCAAGAAGAAGCTAGTAAACTAGAGAGACTTGAGACTCACCTGAATGGAACCCAGCAATATAACAGTGATGAAAACATTGGATCCAATAAAAGTTATGTATTGGTTAATACCAAAATAACAAACTCCAGCTGAGATCCAAATAATTATTGAAGATATAGTTTTGAATGCTATGGTTTTATTTCTAAACAGATCCACGTATGAAGATTTGCGTATTTCTTTGTCATTTATTAGCATTTCATCTAGCGCCATGGCTATATTTTCGCGAATGAGTGCTGTGTTCAATTTGTTTCTAGAACCAAAATACAGAACATGTATTGTGCAATACTGCATTAATGAATATGTTTACTTTTAGGTTAAATAAACGTATGCCTCACCTTTTTGCAGCTCTTGTCAAGACATCAAGAGCTTTTTCAGCATTACCTTTAGACATCAACCATCTCGGTGACTCAGGTAAGCAaataataaacatgtaaattataACAGATGCTATAGCGTACTCCATAAGGAACATTCTCCAATCCACCGAGTAGTAAGCAAATACTGATAACAATCCTTGGGCTAATCCATCAGGCAGGATAGCTAAACTTCCAGCAGCCTCTCTATGCTGTGGCCCAACAATTTCTATGATAAATACTAAAGAGATAATCATTGTGCCACCAGAGGCCATTCCTATAAACAATCTCAAGATATTAAATATCCAGTATCTTTGAGCAAATGGAACAGCTAACATAAATGTGATGTTCAAAGTACAAGAAATTATCAAACCAATGCGGCGACCGAATCTGAAAAACAATGGCTTAATATAGTAAGCATAATGGTAAGAACAATTAAAGGCCAGTAATGTAGTCAAATCATACTTTACCTGTCTGAAATCCAACCAAATAGAGACACTCCTATTAAAAATCCAAACATTAACATCGATTGCGTAAAACTAGCCTTCCAAGCATTATCACAAATCAGTCCAAATTCTGATACCAAAGTCTTTTCTAATACCTCTTCATAATACATATATTCCACACAGTTATTGTAGCATGTTGAGTTTTGAGCTAACACTGTTGCATTATCTTCAAATTTGACACATACGAATTGTGTAGCTGGAGTCAGGAAAATGATTGATAGCATGTTCCATATTGCAGCTGATCTTACTAAAGCTGCTATGACACATACTGTAGCTTGCCACACACCAAATGCACCAATGGATTTGACCACATAATCATCTTCAAAATCGTCCAATAAGTTTTCAGAACTGCTAGAACTTCTTCCTCTTTCCattgttattttgattgaatCACCAATTACATTATGTTTAATATTATGAGGATTTATTCTTAAagacatttattaatttgtattgaaattgaataactcattatatttttttttggtttataaTCACAgctttcaataacaataaatatttcaccACCTTTTTAACTGCAGTATTGATGAAAGTAAGAACCATACTAAATAATCAATTGAAGAAATTGTTATCTGCTCTTTAATTAagtcaaaataaacttatcagtTGTTGATGTAATTTAAGATCAATGAACCACTTATTGTTGTAGGTCATGGATAAAGGTCTTCCAATCATAACTGTGTGGATGACACAAATTATAGTTTTAAGTGATCAAATACTGCGTTTCATTGAGTGATAGTGACCTGAGATAATGTACAACAAACTACGCCGATGATTTTATCGCCGAAATATTAACATATAAGAATCAAAATTGAAAAGATTTCTTCGTAATAAGTAGTCGCCATTACCCAATTTATACAGCTTAAATGAGAGTCTTCGTCTTGTACGACTCGTTTCCATAAATAAACCTCCCAGAACCGCCTTTGTTCGTATCGTTATTTCGGCGGACGGAACCACACGGGTTGCTTGTCCTCGCATTTTTTATCCGACGCCCAGCCCAATTAATCTTCCTTATCGTTCCATCGCCGCCAGTTAAATAATCGCGGCGCAGACGAGTTTAACATAAATTAAGTTTTCCACGACACCTGAGATACCCCCCTTGTGTTAAGAACCTCGGCTACGATCCATTTACTAACGAACCAAGTCAAATTGAACTTTATGTGGATGTAGcaagaaatgaaatgaatgcATCAGTAAGTTTGCTGGTCAGTAATAATGAGGCTTCGTCGAGAGATGTATATCGCAAGCCAGAAAGAAAGGTTAAGTGTGAACATTTGTTTGTTAATGCCCTTGTATAATGGATTCGTGGTTCTTTTTCGGTCGGAATGATAAGTTGTTTTACTTTAATTGATCGATCGCTTGATTTCTTTCGGGTTTTGTAAACGGTGAACGAATTTCTCTTACGTGTAGACAGCTCGGATAAGTGAAACAGTAAGGGGTTGATTGATGGCCGTATTTAGATTTAGATCGACTGATGCGGTTAAACTATCagaagtttattttcaatttattaaacgCTAGTAGatgcaaaatataaaatcatcgCTATAAGCTCTTTATTCTAAACTTATCATTCAAAATGACAGATTACTTTGATATCATATCTAGAACGTTTTACCTTTAACATCACAAACTTAATAGCCATTGAATACATAAATCTTAAAGCAGTGTTAATCTGAACTGTATAAAGTGTAATTATGGGCTAAGTTCAGGCAAGGTCAACAAGAGCCCTTGGACCGATAATCTCGACTAACGTCAAGTTAAAAGCCGCGTAAATCTTACTGAGAACAGAGGCGCCGTGGAAACGTTTACTTCAAATAAATTGACTCATAAAACGCTTGCATTTACTCCAGATTCAGGTTtcattttattcgttttaaggCTACTCAATTATTATGGCATTTCGTTTTAAAGCTCGTATCTCTGGTTATAAACCATTATGTATTATGGTGATAGGTATCAAACTACaagtaattttgtataaaaaaaaaactatctcaTCAGCCCAAATCAGCATAGTAGATTTAGGCATCCCCTAAGACACGCCATTGAGTTCAAAGTTCGGgcctattttaattttatccttACTTCATTATTTCGAAAATTATCAATCTCTACTTAATTGCAGAGCTACCTCATCAtgacatattatgtattatgaacATCTACAATCTCACTTTCATCTTTAACACCGACCATCACTTAAACATTTTGCGGCGCTTCTGTAACTGtaaaatcattatcatcattcacTCTTCCTATATTCCCTTCACCAACACAAACAGAACTTAAATCACTAAGTACTTCAGCTACATTCTTCCTTCTGTTTGCTCAAATAAAACACACGTTTCGAAAATTGGCCAAATCAATTATCGTTATTACGGAACTATTTCCACTCGTGCCCACTTTGTTTGATATTCCATACCAACGATAGTTATATCAATTTGGTGGTATTAGCGGCCGTGTGTTATTTACAAGAGCTGTTGAGAGCTTTTGAAATTCTGATTTCACTTGTGTGGTCGTTGGCTATGATAATGTGTGAAGCATTGGTTGTGACAAAGTAATAGAAGTGAATTAATCTTAATTGAGTTTTGATATTTGGTCAGAGTTGTCAAATTTTGCTGTATTATGTCTAACTTCTTATGGTTGACTATTTCAGTGTTTCTGGGCAAAGGTTACCTTTCATTTGATTTGAGCTGGCATTTTCTTACTTTACATCAATATTGTTTAATGGTAATTTTAAGCTAAGATTCTTTACTTGTATCTCTAGGGTTGATAGCCACACGAGTATGAGTGTAGTATTAAGAGTATGTAAGATATTATTTGATGACGATGACTTGTTATAAGTACGTGCCTCCTTGAACGTATTACTCACGTATCGAAATCGTTACCATCCAGTTTAGCACTTATATGTAAAACTAGTACGTGGGACGGACGTCACACATATATTTGACTTTCAATTACATCCAATTCCAGTAATTTATTACGAAAATAACTAAGTCAAATCATGTTTCCAAACCTGTTAATGAAACTGCTAAAATTCTGTTACAATCGTTATTAGCATCTCAAGTCGGACAGCCATAAGTTATCATCTTTGATGGTctatttgtctgtctgttagcATGTTTCTAGGTAACTGCTGTAACAGAATGCTGTGTGTACGATAAGTTTATTGATATgttgattttgtttgtgttgctaaaatgaattttaattttatcgtgATTTGTGGTCATTAGCGTGTCCCAAATTTAAAGCTGATAATTGTGTGGTAATTTGTCGTGAGACTTTTTTGGTCAATATTATGATATTAGACTATACTGCGTTCAATGTCAAATGTATGACTGTTGTCAAGTAGTTTACGATGACTTTAATAGAAACACGCTAATAAATAATTGCCACAACATAAGGCTTAAGAGTTCAAAAGATGTTTAAATTGTCATCGAATTTCAAAATGACGCTTTCTAAATTCTGGATcacaaagaacaaaataaactcCACATTTTTTACAACTAAACCTTCAGTAAAATTACACAGCAATTGAGCAGAAAACCTCAATAAACTAGCCAAAAATCCCCGTCACTAAAGTGCACAGTGGGCACTCAGCAAAAACCAGGTGggcaaagaaataaaaagctGGATCGAGTCGTTACGTCGGACGCGAGACGTCGTTACAAACGAGCGGAGATCTGCGATAGCCAGCTGAACTTGTGGGCGGGATCTGCACAGTGGGTCGGACAaaccatttgttttttattgtaaaaagaaaatattgttgctgattgtattaaattaataaaacgctCAGAAAATTGCGGAAACATTGCGGATCGACAATTTCGCGTGACCAAGAAGCTGGCTTAATTGGCTTTGCCTTTCAACGTCACAATGCAACCTGCCTTATGGGCAcattaccaaaacaaaattgCTAGGTTTTTTTAGGAAGATTTTAAtacatgtatttaaaaataataccagGCTGTTGTGTGTTTCTTTTaacaatttgtatttaattttaaaggacTTCTGATAACACTATAAGCTGTAACTGCACCTATTCCCAACTTTTTTTCTACTTCCAAATTACATTAACCCACAGTGCCCATAGAGTAAAGAGACAATCAGAAGCGGCGAGCGTTAACGTTGCTCCGTAACGATCACCGGATAATCCCCACGATCGACTCGACGATGCCGATCCAATTTACCCGGCCGATACCCGGGTCCAGTTCACGTCGTGTTATTTGAGACAAGTATCCCGATTTATTCTTTGACCGCtttctgttatttaaaaaatatattatttgattcGCATTtgaagttttatgttttttttttttcgattttatgGCACGATAATAGTTGAGATTTTAGGGATTAGTTTTCTAAATTAAATGCAAAGTATTCTCTGTTTATTGGACTTCAATTTAAATTTAGGAATAAACGGATACACATCGCTGCtcagaaaataaattacagtgAAATATATACtcaaaaaaatttgaaaatgctAAAAAACCAaccttttcataaaatatgttgCAGTTCTAAGTACTTTACAGCTCAGAGCTAAATTACTttcattaaaaccattttaacaTACGTAATTACTACCTGAAACGATTACTACAACTTGATTACTACAACTTTTAATTTCTGCAGTTTGCCTTCCTTTCTTCgtgaaaaattcattttatgtTCAGACTTATTAAATAAGAAGACTATTTTATCACAGTCGTTTTTAGTTTAAGTGTTACCCTTATCTGAGTGAAAATGGAACTTAGCGTGTCAAGAAACGAATTGTTTCGTTCTAATTTAACTCAAAACGactcacataaaaaaataagaagtcAGAACTCAACTTTAGTACACCAACATTACCATGAAAatctaattatttgaatttttatgtaCACAAAGTAGTTTACATGTCTAGATAATAATAGTAACGAAACTCATTCTTCCACGAACCCTATTGAAAAGCACCGCGATATTTGTTCAAAGAATTATCGAAGTCACTCATATAAGAAACACCAATATGtacaaatagtaaaaatatattgattcaAGTAAAAATGTCACGAAACCGAAATACTGGGTTTGTGTGGCGTCGGTATCTTTGTCGTCCAATACACATTAGCGAGCTAATACTAAATCAACCAATAGTTTTGCTTCTTTTGCGTCGTGACGTTCCGATGTAGGCCGAGCGAAGCCGAACGGTTTGTCCAACaaatttgaaattcgattttTAGAACATTGTATTGACAGATCGTCCTTCTGGGAACGTGTGTGAAGCGTCGGTAAACGCGATTTTAACGTGTCCACGCTAAAGATCGCTGTCGGTTGACGTcggcaaagaaaaataaatatttatttatttatgctccCGCTCTAATCACTTTTGTAATTCTATGGAAGGGTTTAAATTTTTCATGTTTGCTGCTACCATTTCTGTTGCTTTTGTTCAGTGTTTGGTAGTAAATATAGAAATTCTTGTGGCGTTACTTGAACTACTTTCTTGTGGGCTATATTTTGACAAACAATTGTGGACGTGTCTAGAAGTAATCAAGTCTATGTCTCTCTTTTATGAGGATACAAAGTTTCACACTCATTATTCAGTTGAATTAAAATATACGAGATAACCTGAAGTTGATTAATATTCATATTGATGAGACATAAAGCAAAAAGGATTGTCTGTCAGCTGCCTGTCAGTCTGTATCCTTGAAAAGAGTTATCTGATCGAGCCCAGTTATTATAATGattcataatcataataatttataatgacCTACAAACCTGTTAATAAGGTGACACATATAAACGAAACGTGATAATTTGGTGGTTATAACTGTttgtccaaataaaatatactaacaGTCACGTTCCTATCGAAATTGAAGGAAAAGAGTTCTGAATTTCAAGCACTCCAATACTTATAGTAGCAACTATGGTTCTATTAGGTCATTTATATCCCATTCCATTATCTAATCCAGAAAATCCCTtcacataaataacataatcaatACCTCTACATGTGATCTATGGTGTACATAATTCTAAGTAAATAGACACTCACGGTGTTTGCGCACAACTTAGCAAAGAGTTTCTTTTTTGATTAACATAAGTACACTAAAATGTGTGAGCAAATAAACTTGCCGAccgataatttattaatacgCCTAAACATGTTGTTTGCACTTCAATTTAACAGTTCAGCAATGAAGAATTTCCAAATATACTTAGTCATCGCAATTTTGAATCTTATTTTAGAAACATGACAGGTGAATTCACATTGAAGTGTCATTGATAAATGAATCCGCAATATTTGCCAATTCAGATATGATTTGATTCGCTAACAGATGTAAAATGAGATGTTATTTTTAGAGCTTCTGAATTTCAACACTTCATTTTGGATTGACGTAAGAAAATGAGGAAAAAAGTCTCAAAATTCCAATACTTCTGAAATGAGAAAATATATTGGAAA
It encodes:
- the LOC110379329 gene encoding solute carrier family 22 member 13; protein product: MSLRINPHNIKHNVIGDSIKITMERGRSSSSSENLLDDFEDDYVVKSIGAFGVWQATVCVIAALVRSAAIWNMLSIIFLTPATQFVCVKFEDNATVLAQNSTCYNNCVEYMYYEEVLEKTLVSEFGLICDNAWKASFTQSMLMFGFLIGVSLFGWISDRFGRRIGLIISCTLNITFMLAVPFAQRYWIFNILRLFIGMASGGTMIISLVFIIEIVGPQHREAAGSLAILPDGLAQGLLSVFAYYSVDWRMFLMEYAIASVIIYMFIICLPESPRWLMSKGNAEKALDVLTRAAKRNKLNTALIRENIAMALDEMLINDKEIRKSSYVDLFRNKTIAFKTISSIIIWISAGVCYFGINQYITFIGSNVFITVILLGSIQIPTCPLAMMMNKTFGRRASTVATLSLIGITMTILMFVPPGHTGCTVLGIIGFAATCTTFGVLCVYVSELFPTPLRTMAYGLSSGGAKIGAMVAPFIATINPHWIPSLIFAVLPFIASLFGVLLPETKGRQLQDMM